TGCTACCAAGTGTTGTTACCTTTTTTGGAATGCCGGAATTTGAGACAAGGCTCCCTAAACCATTCGGCAGTTCACTGGTGGAGAATGGCATGAGCCCGTGACCATGGGGGGCAAACACATGGCATGGGCTGTAGTGACATCTGGGATGGACACAGGGGCTGGAGTAGTTGCCGGctgtgaggaagaaggggaagtgGCAGCGTTGGAGGTGGTCGGCGAGGAACCTCCAGCGGCAGATGCAGCTCGTGGGGAATGAGAGCAGGAGGCGGTGGCTGTTGGGAGAACCCCCAGCAGGGGCAGTGATTGGCCAGGACTTGCGGTGTTCGTTGGAGACCGGCAAAGATGCTGGAAGTTCATACGTAAAGCTATAAGACTCGATTCCACCTAATATGGAGAAGGGAGGCTCTGATTTCGGAAGCCCTTGTTAGTTGCACTATGACTCTGCAGTAATGGGTCTCAATTCCAATGTGCAATTCCGAATACATCCAAGCAGCCGAATCGACAAGGCTCAGTTCCACTTCTCCAATTCCTTGCCACAATACCAACATCCAAACAGGCCTGAGGTATTTTGGAGGTGACCACATAAGCAGCATACAAAGCAGAACTCTCAATTACTGCAGTAGACATGTATGAATTCATTTCGCCAAAAAAAAGACATGTATGAATTCTTTTTCCTGGTCTAGGAAAGCCAAAAAGGATCAATTTTTATACGCATCAATAAACTAAATTTATAAGTGGGCAACAAAATCAATCCTAGTGCACGAACCCAGATCTACCCCAAAACAATCTTTTTACTCGTCTACAGATCCACATCAGAAAATATTTATACTCTTATATGCTCCATCCTAATCCAGTTCCAACCAACTGCCAGCCCCAATCTGTAAGAAAAATAGCAACTTTCTTCTAAAACGATCAGAACGACGACGGGGCAAACCCTAAACAGTCCTAAAAATTTTGAGCAAAAGATGACATCCGAGGCTTTAAGCAGGCCAGACGTCGGGGAAGGTGAGGAACAGGGTTGCAGAGGCACAAACTCGTTTTGGCTCGCTGCCGCCGGAGCCACACCGACCGGCACATGGCTTTTCTCTTCGGATTCCCAGCGCTGCTCATCATGGGCTTGAGAGGACGACGTGCGATGCGAAGGCGGCCGAGTAGACGAGATCATCTATGGAAGGCGGAAGTGTGGGATCAGATCGGCGGTGGTGCTCGACTGCTCTACAGGATGAGTTTGGGGGGCTGTCGTTCAGGACCCCTTAGGCCTCGTTTGGTACGAGCAGATCGACGGGGTTTCTAGAGGATTAACCTCGCGGGGCCAAGAAACCTCGCTAATCCTCCTCGGCCCATTTGTTTCACGGGGTTTGCACAGCCCAACCCCTTCGAGCCCCCTTCGATCCCCTCCTATCCACGCGTCTTGCAAGCCTCGAGGGCACCCGCAGGGAACGAGACAGGCGAGACACACCGAGGCATACCGTCGTCCCGCCGCCACCGAGAGTAGCTCCGCGGCCGGATCTtcatcgccccgccgccgccaggtcGTCGGCGTCCTCCTCCGCCGGTTCTTCTCGAGCGAATCCTCCCCTGTTCTCCACTTCTCCATCCCCTCCcctgcaaaccctagggccatGGCCAGGGACacggcttcttcctcctcccatggAGTGAAGAACTTTCCAGCCCATGGTCTACTGTTCTTGTCCAGCTCGGTTTGGAAGGCCCGTTCGCTACTACTCCTTCCGTCCGAAAAAAGTTGTCTCCGCCGAAGTTTTACGAAAAACCCCTTCCCTTTCTTCCGACGGGAGATTGGATCATTTGCCACACTTTATTTTAGGAGTTGATGATTTGCCCTGCTTTAGTTAAAGTTAGATCATTTGCCCCATTTTTCTTCAATTTTTTGATCATTTGCCCCAGTTTCTGTTTTAATGAATTCATAATTAGTTTAAGTCAGAAAATGGATGTGGAATGGCTTTTATGCCCTTATGACAGTTTTGCAATTTCTCTACCTAATCTTCTCTACTTGATACGACCCCAGCAGATCAATCAATCCATTCACAACTTGTATCCCGTCCTTGTGTTCGTGTGTTAgttggagttgaagttgccgtGCCATGCCCTGCTCGCCCGAGTCGTTGTAGTCACCTTGGTCACCGGAATCGTCGTTCAGGCCATCACTGATCTGCCTCTTGCTCCAGCTCGAGATTACGCTGCGCCCGtctccagctccagctccagctcgAGGTCAGCACCGCCGCTGCTCCCGTACACTCCAGCAGCAACTCTGTTGGAATTAACCACGCGTCCATGTCCGGCTTGGACGTGAAGCTAGCTGCTACGTACATCCTATGTATCCCCTTGTAACCAAATACGGAGTATCAGATCAGACAAATAAGATAATTGGATCAGTGTTCTGTGTTTTCGCGTGAGTGTCCTGTCCGTTCCTCCGCCGGCGGGTCGCATACGTACGTGAGCTACGTGAGTAGCCTCCAAGAAAATCCATCCACCTGCCTAGCTGCTTCAAAACCAGCTTCTACATGACTTGCCCTGCCTATGAAAAGCATCGGTTGAGTCAGCTTTGCATGTAGTGTTTGCCCTTTGCGGCTTTGCCGGAGAGTACACGGCGAGTCGCCGTGTCGGGAACAGCGCCCCTGGTTGCAGCTTGCACCCcggccccctcctctgcttccagcGTACGAGGAGAAGAGAAAACATGACGAGCAGTGGTCATAGTTCGACCAGGTAGAGGGGCATAAAGGTCATTCCGCATCAATTTTCTGAATTAAACAAATCAAAAATTCATTAAAACAGAAATTAGGGCAAATGATCAAAAGATTAAAGAAAAATGGGGCAAATGATCTAACTCTAACTAAAGCAGGGCAAATCATCAACTCCCAAAATAAAGTGTGGTAAATGATCCAATCTCCCTTCTTCCGACAAGCCACGCAGCCCATCGCGCCTGCTCCGTCGCCTCGCCACGCGCCGGCGGCCTGCTCCGCTGCCTTGCCGCCTACTCTGCCGCCTCTCCGCCTGCTCCGTCGCCTCGCCAcgcgccggccgcctcctcccctcgtctCGCCGCTTCTCTTCCTTCGCACCAGGAGATCCAGAGGGAAGGATCCCCTTTTCTGCAAAGCCCGCGACTTCCCGGCTCCGGCGGCGGTGCTCATGTCCTGGAGGGAGTTGGGGCTTGATCTGGAGGCATGGAAGATCCTCGAGCTCCtcgtcctcgagctcctcatccaccAGTTCCTCCTCCAGACcccgagcggctgctgcggaattcGACGGCGTGGGGGAAGACGACCACGGCATGGGGAAGATGAAGACTTGCTCCAGCCACATGCCACTGCCCCGTGCTCATCTTGCCGCTGccatttccctcctcgagctggcgGACTGATGATGGAGGACCCGCCCTCTTCGCTGCACCGGCGTCGTTGCTGCCGCATCTGCTCTGCTCCTGCTGCCCGCTCGCCCACGGTAGCGCAGGCCCGTCTTCTAGCTGCTAATTTCTGTCTAGTGAAGCAAGCAGCTGAGCTGGTTTTGTTCTTGTCCTCTTGGACTGTGCAGCGATTGGAGGAGGACTTGGTGCAGAGGAATGGAGTACGAGTACGGATGCTGCTTCCGTTAATCTCAGGTGAGCTTGCTAGACGAGTATAGATGCGCCCTTGATGATTTTAAAACTATTGTTAGCCATGGAATTCCAGAGAGCAACCACACATTGAAACAACATTGGGCATACAGTATGCTTTGATCTCCAATGTTCAACTACTGTTAGCTTGAGATGAACATACAGTATGCTTGACTGTATAACTGCAAATTTGCCTGAACATATGCTTGAGATGAACATGCCACTGTCCAGTAAGATAAGATAAAACCATGACAGTTTTGACTAGGAAGCATGACAATCTCAAACTAATTGAGTAAAAATTCAGTAAACTTGTGTGTCTAGGAATCAAAACCCGAACATCAACTTGACAGATCAAAAGTTCAAAACCTGACAGATCAAAAATAATTGAGTAAAAGTTCAGTAAACTTGATAGATCAAAACCTGACAGAAATTGACAGGTTTTGGAAGAAAATGACAGGTTCTGAACATCAACTTGACTGAACAAAGATCTTGACTGAATAATACAGTTAATTCTGATTGTTAACATCAGAATAAGACAGTTAACAGCAGAGTAATGGAGTGAGAAATCTTACTGTAAATTCAGTTACTGTAGTTACCGAAACTTCAAAAGTTAACTGAAATTTTTGTCGACTTGGATTCAGCTACTGCACATGATCACTATTAAACATGATCATATTCTGATTGTACTTGTGTTCAAAAGTTGACTgaaatttttgtgaagttttaaacAAAATTATTACTATTGCATCTAGGAATCATTGTTCTGCTGCTATATgtagtggtgctgctatatgaccaTGCTGGAATATGCATTTACATAGACTGACTGATGGCTCAACATATTCTTGACTTTGTTACATATCTTACTGATTCTTCTTGACAGTGTAAATTCAGACATCAACAGTAACAGTTAACCGAACTTCTTTGGAGTGCATTTATCACTCCAGAAAACTTTCAACAAAACATTCTTGCTCAAAGTTAATTGTGATCCTTTCCCCTGTAGTTGGGCTAGTTACAGGTTACACATAGGCCTGTCATCCAGTTGGAGTTGAGTTGCTAGATGCAAAATAGACTTTTGACGGCTCTGATTTATGTTAGCCAAATGAGGTACTGTTAATTTTGGATTCACCCAGGATGGTACTAGCATGGTTTTGCATCAGAGCATCTGAATAATTACAAGAGTTACACTGCATGATTTTGCATCGGAGCAAATGATTTTGCATCATTCTGAAATTCAATTTGAATCAGAGCATCAGAATGATTTTGCATCAGAGCTTCAGACTAAGTGTTCAGAATTTTCCAGCAAACTTTACTCAATTTGAATTTCAATTTCACTTTCAAGTTCAGTACATATCTCTGCATTGTCTGTTTGTACACTTAGCTACACTCAATGCTTAAGCTACAGTCTCTACATTTATCTGTTTGTACACTGAATCAAATTAGATATTCTCTGCATTTGTCTGTTTGTACACTGAATCAAGTTACCATCAAATTTCTCTTACTCCATCAAATTACTCTTGGCTGTAGCTCTCAGACAAAATTAAGCGAATCAGAATTACTCTTGCAAATAAACTTCTCAGACAAGATTAAGCGAATCAGGTCAGGTTGTGCTTCTTCCTGGGTGTACACTGATTATTCCTGATCCACTCAATTCAGTGCTCAAATGATCTGAGTTTAACAAGCATCAATTGAACACACTGCTCAATTTCCTCATCCATTGCTCAATTTCACTTGAATGATACACTTTGCAGCAGAGGCAGCAAAGGAGGCGGGAGGAAGTCATGGAGTAGTACCAGCAGAGGCAGAAGAGGAGGCGGGAAGAAGTCGAGGCCAATTGATTAGAAGCAGAGGCAACAACAGAGGTGGGAGGCGGCACTCGTCCTGCGAGCAGGTGGGTGGCGGCGGCCAGAGCAAGCGCACCGGCCAGAGCAAGCGCACCAGCGGGAGCTCGGGGCGCGACTCCTGTACGCCGTCTTTTCAACGGGTGGCATCACCTGTGCCGCACTGAGGAGAGATGGAGGCCGGCGCCGGCATAGGAGATGGAAGCCGGCAGTGGGGGcttcggcgaggcggtggaggccgtACACATTATGCAGGGGTGATGCAGGTGAGCGGCGGCGACGCAGGTGGGCGGAGGCGGCGCAGGTGCGGAGGCGGTGCAGGTGGGCGGCGACGCTAGCCCTGCGAGCTGGGCCGGCACTAGCGCGCGAGGCCTGACGGCGGCTCCGCTTGGGAAAGATTTCGACGGTGCCGACTGGGAAGAAGGAAGGTGGAGGCGGGGTGATTTGCACGAGAATTAAATCTCTGAggggtttttttgcaaaaaaaaagttgaACTATGGCTGGACAactttttccggacggagggagtagatgctgCAATTCTTCGGTTTGGAGCAGATTTAGATGATAGAACTGCTTTACTAAATTTTTGAATGGTTGCCAATGCTTCGTTGGCACATTGGTTGAAAGAACAAAACTGTGAATGATGGTGTTGGATGAGTGATGATCTGACTGTTTGTTTTTCTGCTCTTCTGAACCAAACAGTGCCATGGGACTGGCCATTTGTAATGATGTTAGGCTTCAGGTCTCTCAAACTTCTTTGGTTGACTGAAATAGTTCAGAAGGCAGTGTTCCGTAGGTTGCATTATGTGCATTTTCATTGTAGAAGCTAGCCTCACAGTAGACCTTATACAAGTTAGTGTTAATGGTACAGTAGTGAATTTAAACTAGCTTTTGATCACCTGGATAAGTCAAGGAGAGGTGGGCATTTGAATATGTGCCAACTATTCTGTTTCATGTCTTTTTTTTAATGGCAAAACTAACTTTCTTTACTTGCTATAGCTCACAATCCCTGCCAACCAAACAAGTTTTTCATATGAAGGGGATTTGTGGCCGGAGAGGTTTGAGGGTTTCAAGATGTTTCAAGGGGATTGGGTGGAAGGAAGGGATTCACCAAATCCTCTGAAATCCCCCCTCCCCAATCCACTTCTACCAAACAAAGCCTTAGAATTTCCAATGAGCGAGGTCAAGCCTCCCAATTTATTAATGGGGTTGTATGCGATTTGGCCAAAATCTGTCTTCAAAGGGGCTTCTCAATTGCGAGAAAGGGTGTCCGCCAGACGGACCGCAACTCTCAGGGCCTGCATCAAAACGCAGGCAACTTAAACCGGTCAACCAAAAAGACAAAAGATTTGTCCGCCTTTTATTTGTTTGGATTGGATGATTATGTCCATGTCCGTCCTTCACCTATCCCAAAACACAATGGGGACACTCATTTAGGGCGTGTTCGGAGACCCTCCGCTCAGCGAGGCCGTTTCCGGAGCAGGCGGAGTTTCAGTTAAAAATCATGGAGCGCGCATGTAGGTACTTCATAGATTCTGAAATTTCAGGGAGCAGGTGGATTGCCGAACAGGAAATCTGCATTGTCTGTTTTTTTCAATGATCAAGTTTTGACATATTTTTATCAAACATAGCAAATATATATTTAGCAAAATAAATATCGCACTTTTTACATAGTACCATATGCCAGCCAGCATACGGCATTGCACCAAAAGAATTGAACGAGCCCTGCACGTGCTTAAGCTTTATAGTTCATGAAAAACAAACAAATATAAGA
The sequence above is a segment of the Triticum dicoccoides isolate Atlit2015 ecotype Zavitan unplaced genomic scaffold, WEW_v2.0 scaffold128780, whole genome shotgun sequence genome. Coding sequences within it:
- the LOC119343467 gene encoding uncharacterized protein LOC119343467 isoform X3 — protein: MARDTASSSSHGVKNFPAHGLLFLSSSVWKARSLLLLPSEKSCLRRSFTKNPFPFFRQATQPIAPAPSPRHAPAACSAALPPTLPPLRLLRRLATRRPPPPLVSPLLFLRTRRSRGKDPLFCKARDFPAPAAVLMSWRELGLDLEAWKILELLVLELLIHQFLLQTPSGCCGIRRRGGRRPRHGEDEDLLQPHATAPCSSCRCHFPPRAGGLMMEDPPSSLHRRRCCRICSAPAARSPTRLEEDLVQRNGVRVRMLLPLISEAAKEAGGSHGVVPAEAEEEAGRSRGQLIRSRGNNRGGRRHSSCEQVGGGGQSKRTGQSKRTSGSSGRDSCTPSFQRVASPVPH
- the LOC119343467 gene encoding uncharacterized protein LOC119343467 isoform X2 translates to MARDTASSSSHGVKNFPAHGLLFLSSSVWKARSLLLLPSEKSCLRRSFTKNPFPFFRQATQPIAPAPSPRHAPAACSAALPPTLPPLRLLRRLATRRPPPPLVSPLLFLRTRRSRGKDPLFCKARDFPAPAAVLMSWRELGLDLEAWKILELLVLELLIHQFLLQTPSGCCGIRRRGGRRPRHGEDEDLLQPHATAPCSSCRCHFPPRAGGLMMEDPPSSLHRRRCCRICSAPAARSPTRLEEDLVQRNGVRVRMLLPLISAEAAKEAGGSHGVVPAEAEEEAGRSRGQLIRSRGNNRGGRRHSSCEQVGGGGQSKRTGQSKRTSGSSGRDSCTPSFQRVASPVPH
- the LOC119343467 gene encoding uncharacterized protein LOC119343467 isoform X1, which produces MARDTASSSSHGVKNFPAHGLLFLSSSVWKARSLLLLPSEKSCLRRSFTKNPFPFFRQATQPIAPAPSPRHAPAACSAALPPTLPPLRLLRRLATRRPPPPLVSPLLFLRTRRSRGKDPLFCKARDFPAPAAVLMSWRELGLDLEAWKILELLVLELLIHQFLLQTPSGCCGIRRRGGRRPRHGEDEDLLQPHATAPCSSCRCHFPPRAGGLMMEDPPSSLHRRRCCRICSAPAARSPTVAQRLEEDLVQRNGVRVRMLLPLISEAAKEAGGSHGVVPAEAEEEAGRSRGQLIRSRGNNRGGRRHSSCEQVGGGGQSKRTGQSKRTSGSSGRDSCTPSFQRVASPVPH